A window of Corallococcus macrosporus DSM 14697 contains these coding sequences:
- a CDS encoding CheR family methyltransferase produces the protein MTGPGARGAELESLEVDLLLEGVARQWGFDLRSRSRPQLLRRLRRHLREERLDSFSALQARVLHDAEALDALLRTLSCTAPALFSEAAFFRDFRARVVPVLRTWPSVRVWHAGCGTGEDTYALAILLQEEGLWGRCRLYASDASEGLLADARTGVLPLPTQEDAQRYLEAGGKAALSDYYTRDGNWALLQPKLRDSIFFTQHNLATDGSFNEFHVIVCRDTLLTFNRALHDHVHGRLFESLARFGFLCLGRKESLTRTPHAGAYEVLEGCGRIFRRVA, from the coding sequence ATGACGGGGCCCGGCGCGCGCGGCGCGGAGCTGGAGTCGCTGGAGGTGGACCTCCTCCTGGAGGGCGTGGCCCGGCAGTGGGGCTTCGACCTGCGCAGCCGCTCCCGGCCGCAGCTCCTGCGGCGGCTGCGGCGCCACCTGCGCGAGGAGCGGCTGGACAGCTTCTCCGCGCTCCAGGCCCGCGTGCTGCATGACGCCGAGGCGCTGGACGCGCTGCTGCGCACCTTGTCCTGCACCGCGCCGGCCTTGTTCTCGGAGGCCGCCTTCTTCCGGGACTTCCGCGCCCGGGTGGTGCCCGTGCTGCGCACCTGGCCGTCCGTGCGCGTGTGGCACGCCGGCTGTGGCACCGGCGAGGACACGTATGCGCTGGCCATCCTCCTGCAAGAGGAGGGGCTGTGGGGCAGGTGCCGGCTGTATGCGTCCGACGCCAGCGAGGGGCTGCTGGCGGACGCGCGCACCGGCGTGCTGCCCCTGCCCACGCAGGAGGACGCGCAGCGCTACCTGGAGGCGGGCGGGAAGGCCGCGCTGTCCGACTACTACACGCGCGACGGCAACTGGGCCCTGCTCCAGCCGAAGCTGCGCGACAGCATCTTCTTCACCCAGCACAACCTGGCGACGGACGGCTCGTTCAACGAGTTCCACGTCATCGTGTGCCGGGACACCTTGCTGACCTTCAACCGCGCGCTGCATGACCACGTGCACGGCCGCCTCTTCGAGAGCCTCGCCCGCTTCGGCTTCCTGTGCCTGGGTCGCAAGGAGTCGCTGACGCGCACGCCCCACGCGGGGGCCTACGAGGTGCTGGAGGGCTGCGGCCGCATCTTCCGGAGGGTGGCATGA
- a CDS encoding chemotaxis protein CheB, with protein sequence MSPLGLLVVGAPRAAAADVESVLALLPPHLAVPVVLALHRGPLDALAAPLGRRCALPVVEPDDKDLLVPGAVYLAPAGYHLLVDRGSVALSVEPPEHGQRPGLDALFESAADSHGPRAAGLLFAGHEDGVAGLHALQARGGRVAVVGPHPAGGEGEDGEMEQLTLGSVGGWLARLAYVPRSKVLP encoded by the coding sequence ATGAGTCCCTTGGGGTTGTTGGTGGTGGGGGCGCCGCGCGCGGCGGCGGCGGACGTGGAGTCGGTCCTGGCGCTCTTGCCGCCGCACCTGGCCGTGCCGGTGGTGCTGGCGCTGCACCGGGGGCCGCTGGACGCGCTGGCCGCGCCGCTGGGCCGCCGCTGCGCGCTGCCGGTGGTGGAGCCGGATGACAAGGACCTGCTGGTGCCCGGCGCGGTGTACCTGGCGCCCGCGGGTTATCACCTGCTGGTGGACCGGGGCAGCGTGGCCCTGTCCGTGGAGCCGCCGGAGCATGGACAGCGGCCGGGCCTGGACGCGCTCTTTGAATCCGCCGCGGACAGCCATGGGCCCCGGGCCGCGGGGCTGCTGTTCGCGGGGCACGAGGACGGCGTCGCGGGGCTGCATGCGCTCCAGGCGCGCGGTGGCCGGGTGGCCGTGGTGGGGCCGCACCCGGCGGGAGGCGAGGGAGAGGATGGTGAGATGGAGCAACTGACGTTGGGGTCCGTGGGAGGGTGGCTCGCGCGGCTGGCCTACGTGCCGCGTTCCAAGGTGCTGCCTTGA
- a CDS encoding response regulator — translation MSGAPTRERLPAIPVEPVSLLLVDDQPENLLALEATLAPLGQRLVTARSGREALRHLLTQDFAVILLDVVMPEMDGFETAQLIRERERSRGTPLIFLTGLSRGQHPELRGYAMGAVDYLLKPFEPAILRSKVSVFVELYRKTELVRRQAEALREAQQREHARELLEAQRRVEAERLRSETNRNQQRWLEAVLAALPMPLALVEPGSGRTLLANRAAQGLAGGCLAYREARALHADARFRGADGRLFADDDLPLPRAARGEVFQACPVEWEVGGQRGSVLASSERLPRMHGRPETMVLGLLDVTALRAVASQGWLPLPVTEHIATLEARGEDTGPLTRLIDVLQSLPGLSPARSGQEHEEGSPSAEQSGQASNHDAQSDEHRRVRNG, via the coding sequence TTGAGCGGCGCGCCCACGCGCGAACGGCTGCCGGCGATTCCGGTGGAGCCCGTCTCCCTGCTGCTGGTGGATGACCAGCCGGAGAACCTGCTGGCGCTGGAGGCCACCCTGGCGCCGCTGGGGCAGCGGCTCGTCACGGCGCGCAGTGGCCGCGAGGCGCTGCGCCACCTGCTCACGCAGGACTTCGCCGTCATCCTCCTGGACGTCGTCATGCCGGAGATGGACGGCTTCGAGACGGCCCAGCTCATCCGCGAGCGCGAGCGCAGCCGCGGCACGCCGCTCATCTTCCTCACCGGCCTGTCGCGCGGGCAGCACCCGGAGCTGCGCGGCTATGCCATGGGCGCGGTGGACTACCTGCTCAAGCCCTTCGAGCCGGCCATCCTGCGCTCCAAGGTGAGCGTCTTCGTGGAGCTGTACCGCAAGACGGAGCTGGTGCGGCGGCAGGCGGAGGCGCTGCGCGAGGCCCAGCAGCGCGAGCACGCGCGGGAGCTGCTGGAGGCGCAGCGGCGCGTGGAGGCGGAGCGGCTGCGTTCAGAGACCAACCGGAACCAGCAGCGCTGGCTGGAGGCGGTGCTCGCCGCGCTGCCCATGCCGCTGGCGCTGGTGGAGCCGGGGAGCGGCCGGACGCTGCTCGCCAACCGGGCGGCGCAGGGGCTGGCGGGGGGCTGTCTGGCCTACCGCGAGGCCCGCGCGCTGCATGCGGACGCGCGCTTCCGGGGCGCGGACGGCCGGTTGTTCGCGGACGACGACCTGCCGCTCCCGCGCGCGGCGCGCGGCGAGGTGTTCCAGGCCTGTCCCGTGGAGTGGGAGGTGGGCGGACAGCGCGGCTCGGTGCTTGCTTCCAGCGAGCGGCTGCCGCGCATGCACGGGCGCCCGGAGACGATGGTGCTGGGCCTTTTGGACGTGACGGCGCTGCGAGCCGTCGCCAGCCAGGGCTGGCTCCCCCTGCCCGTCACGGAGCACATCGCTACACTGGAGGCACGGGGTGAGGACACGGGCCCGCTCACCCGGCTCATCGACGTGCTGCAAAGCCTGCCAGGCTTGAGTCCTGCAAGGTCCGGACAGGAGCACGAGGAGGGCTCCCCATCAGCGGAGCAAAGCGGCCAGGCGAGCAACCATGACGCCCAGAGCGATGAACATCGCCGGGTGAGAAATGGTTGA
- a CDS encoding DUF5985 family protein produces MAEAVYILCALTSVACAVLLLRAYRRTGTRLLLWSGLCFVGMAVSNVLLFVDLVLLPTTIDLFMPRLVATLASASVLLYGLIWDAS; encoded by the coding sequence ATGGCTGAAGCGGTCTACATCCTGTGCGCGTTGACGAGCGTGGCCTGCGCGGTGCTGCTGCTGCGGGCCTACAGACGCACGGGGACGCGGCTGCTGCTCTGGAGCGGGTTGTGCTTCGTGGGCATGGCGGTCAGCAACGTGCTGCTCTTCGTGGACCTGGTGCTGCTGCCCACCACCATCGACCTGTTCATGCCGCGCCTCGTCGCGACGCTGGCCAGTGCCTCCGTCCTGCTCTATGGCCTCATCTGGGATGCATCCTGA
- a CDS encoding DUF5985 family protein has product MLKTMLNGAVAMAWLASALFFLRFWLQSKDRLFAFFALAFTMLAGNSVVAALLDADDERRHYIYVARLLAFLLILYAIWDKNRASRRGGV; this is encoded by the coding sequence ATGCTCAAGACCATGCTCAACGGTGCGGTGGCGATGGCGTGGCTGGCGAGCGCGCTGTTCTTCCTGCGCTTCTGGCTCCAGTCGAAGGACCGGCTCTTCGCCTTCTTCGCGCTGGCCTTCACGATGCTGGCGGGCAACTCGGTGGTGGCGGCGCTGCTGGACGCGGATGACGAGCGGCGCCACTACATCTACGTGGCGCGGCTGCTCGCCTTCCTGCTCATCCTCTACGCCATCTGGGACAAGAACCGCGCGAGCCGCCGCGGCGGCGTGTAG
- a CDS encoding ATP-binding protein has protein sequence MCPPRVPEAQAGGAGRAVRLRGSDDAEERIAFLSSAGELLSSSLESGTVLQRLAELAVPLLADWCAVDVLSADGRVERLAAAHRSPDKVALVHALSRLQPPDLKAPGGVPEVLRTGKAALLPEVLEAVVPGLVHTEAQLEVARRLGIRAVLIVPLLARGRVLGALSLVRGEEDALPGAADLELALELARRASLSLDNALLYAEARSVQRRTERLQAVTAALSRAATAEDVAEALMHEAPRPGGPARGAVLGMLEDGRLHVLGSFGYPPETLDALRGLWADQVPGVDRALERLEPQWLPSHEALMRDVPASVRAVVERMGQGARAVLPLRVEHRVRGFLLWAWEGAHDFLAEERGFLGALAQQGAQALERAALYEALRERGGKLHLALEAGKEAEERLFFLLEASRALAEHLDDVEWTLEHVARLAARNAATYCLVELVGADGVLRCVAASHREPERDVSGLASPPPSWVEGALHPARECFLSGETRFLPEVGPELRERMCQGPEHRALLEALNPHSLLAVPVRMRGRTLGVITLGTAAPCRRLVTPDVGMAEELARRVAVALENASLYRDAQAAVRLRDEFLSVASHELKTPLTSLKLQHGLIDRALGAAGGDKVRPRLATAMRQVQRLSALVDSLLDVSRISLGRLTLEPAEVDLGQAVRDAVERLEEVFIQAGCSVRVDVPGPLPGQWDSLRLDQVLVNLLTNAAKYGAGRPVLVEAAFDGEESVRVSVRDEGIGISAEDLPRLFRRFERAVSERHYGGLGLGLYISRQIVDAMGGRIEVESRPGLGSMFTVCLPRGRAVAR, from the coding sequence GTGTGCCCACCGCGGGTGCCGGAGGCCCAGGCGGGTGGGGCCGGGCGGGCCGTCCGCTTGCGCGGCAGCGACGACGCGGAGGAGCGCATCGCGTTCCTGTCCAGCGCCGGGGAGCTGCTGTCGTCGTCCCTGGAGTCTGGCACGGTGCTCCAGCGCCTGGCGGAGCTGGCCGTGCCGCTGCTGGCGGACTGGTGCGCGGTGGACGTGCTCTCCGCCGACGGGCGCGTGGAGCGGTTGGCCGCCGCGCACCGCTCACCGGACAAGGTGGCGCTGGTCCACGCGCTGTCGCGCCTCCAGCCGCCGGACCTGAAGGCCCCCGGGGGCGTCCCGGAGGTGCTGCGCACGGGCAAGGCCGCCCTGCTCCCGGAGGTGCTGGAGGCGGTGGTGCCGGGGCTGGTGCACACGGAGGCGCAGTTGGAGGTCGCGCGGCGCCTGGGCATCCGGGCGGTCCTCATCGTGCCGCTGCTGGCGCGTGGGCGCGTGCTGGGCGCGCTGTCGCTGGTGCGCGGAGAGGAGGACGCCCTGCCCGGCGCGGCCGACCTGGAGCTGGCGTTGGAGCTGGCCCGGCGCGCCAGCCTGTCCCTGGACAACGCGCTGCTGTACGCGGAGGCGCGGAGCGTGCAGCGGCGCACCGAGCGGCTCCAGGCCGTCACCGCGGCCCTGTCCCGCGCGGCCACCGCGGAGGACGTGGCGGAGGCGCTGATGCACGAGGCCCCGCGGCCCGGGGGCCCGGCGCGCGGCGCGGTGCTGGGCATGCTGGAGGATGGGCGCCTCCACGTGCTGGGCTCCTTCGGCTATCCGCCGGAGACGCTCGACGCCCTGCGGGGGCTGTGGGCGGACCAGGTGCCCGGGGTGGACCGGGCGCTGGAGCGGTTGGAGCCGCAGTGGCTCCCCTCGCATGAGGCGCTGATGCGCGACGTCCCCGCGTCCGTCAGGGCGGTGGTGGAGCGGATGGGGCAGGGCGCGCGGGCCGTGCTGCCCCTGCGGGTGGAGCACCGCGTCCGGGGCTTCCTGCTGTGGGCCTGGGAGGGCGCGCACGACTTCCTCGCGGAGGAGCGCGGCTTCCTGGGCGCGTTGGCGCAGCAGGGCGCGCAGGCGCTGGAGCGCGCGGCGTTGTACGAGGCGCTGCGCGAGCGCGGCGGCAAGCTGCACCTGGCGCTGGAGGCCGGGAAGGAGGCCGAGGAGCGGCTCTTCTTCCTGCTGGAGGCGAGCCGCGCGCTGGCCGAGCACCTGGACGACGTGGAGTGGACGCTGGAGCACGTGGCGCGGTTGGCCGCGCGGAACGCGGCCACGTATTGCCTGGTGGAGCTGGTGGGCGCCGACGGCGTGCTGCGCTGCGTGGCCGCGTCCCACCGGGAGCCGGAGCGGGACGTGTCGGGGCTGGCCTCGCCGCCGCCGTCGTGGGTGGAGGGGGCGCTGCACCCGGCGCGCGAGTGCTTCCTGTCAGGCGAGACGCGCTTCCTGCCCGAGGTGGGGCCGGAGCTGCGCGAGCGCATGTGCCAGGGCCCCGAGCACCGCGCGCTCCTGGAGGCGCTGAATCCGCACTCGCTGCTGGCGGTGCCGGTGCGCATGCGGGGGCGCACGCTGGGCGTCATCACGCTGGGCACCGCGGCCCCCTGCCGCCGGCTGGTCACCCCCGACGTGGGCATGGCGGAGGAGCTGGCGCGGCGCGTGGCGGTGGCGTTGGAGAACGCGTCGCTGTACCGGGACGCGCAGGCGGCGGTGCGCCTGCGGGATGAGTTCCTCTCCGTGGCCAGCCATGAGCTGAAGACGCCGCTCACCAGCCTGAAGCTCCAGCACGGGCTCATCGACCGGGCCCTGGGCGCGGCGGGCGGCGACAAGGTGCGGCCCCGGCTGGCCACGGCCATGCGGCAGGTGCAGCGGCTGAGCGCGCTGGTGGACAGCCTGCTGGACGTGAGCCGGATTTCGCTGGGGCGGCTGACGCTGGAGCCGGCCGAGGTGGACCTGGGCCAGGCGGTGCGCGACGCGGTGGAGCGTTTGGAGGAGGTCTTCATCCAGGCGGGCTGCTCGGTGCGGGTGGACGTGCCGGGCCCGCTGCCCGGGCAGTGGGATTCACTGCGGCTGGACCAGGTGCTGGTGAACCTGCTCACCAACGCGGCCAAGTACGGCGCGGGCCGGCCTGTCCTGGTGGAGGCGGCCTTCGACGGTGAGGAGTCGGTGCGGGTGTCGGTGCGTGACGAGGGCATCGGCATCTCCGCGGAGGACCTGCCGCGCCTGTTCCGCCGCTTCGAGCGCGCGGTGTCCGAGCGGCACTACGGTGGCCTGGGGCTGGGGCTCTACATCAGCCGGCAGATTGTGGACGCCATGGGCGGGCGCATCGAGGTGGAGAGCCGGCCCGGCCTGGGCTCCATGTTCACCGTGTGTCTGCCCCGGGGGCGCGCCGTGGCGCGCTGA
- a CDS encoding ABC transporter ATP-binding protein yields the protein MRVMVTEGRAEVPKVLSVARLRKEYGGRAAVDGVSFEVGRGEIVGLLGPNGAGKTTTINMVLGVLQPTSGAIHIERLDLAAQRSAALALTNFAAVYSPLPGNLTVYQNLRVFGLIYGVKALGARIAELLEQFDLVKYRDVKCGVLSSGEQTRVALAKAMLNRPHLLLLDEPTASLDPATARDIRTRIREFASRDTGGVLWTSHNMYEVEEVCDRVLFLSHGRVLLEGNPRTLPREHGQASLEELFITVAREPLALERS from the coding sequence ATGCGCGTCATGGTGACTGAGGGAAGGGCCGAGGTGCCCAAGGTGCTGTCGGTGGCGCGGCTTCGCAAGGAATACGGCGGCAGGGCCGCGGTGGACGGCGTCTCATTCGAGGTGGGGCGGGGGGAGATTGTCGGGCTGCTGGGGCCCAACGGCGCGGGCAAGACGACGACCATCAACATGGTGCTCGGCGTGCTGCAGCCCACGTCCGGCGCCATCCACATCGAGCGGCTGGACCTGGCGGCGCAGCGCTCCGCGGCGCTGGCGCTGACGAACTTCGCCGCCGTCTACTCGCCGCTGCCCGGCAACCTCACCGTGTACCAGAACCTGCGCGTCTTCGGCCTCATCTACGGGGTGAAGGCGCTGGGCGCGCGCATCGCGGAGCTGCTGGAGCAGTTCGACCTGGTGAAGTACCGCGACGTGAAGTGCGGCGTGCTGTCCTCCGGGGAGCAGACCCGCGTGGCGCTGGCGAAGGCGATGCTCAACCGCCCGCACCTGCTGCTGCTGGACGAGCCCACCGCGTCGCTGGACCCCGCCACGGCGCGGGACATCCGCACCCGGATTCGCGAGTTCGCCTCGCGCGACACCGGCGGCGTGCTGTGGACGTCCCACAACATGTACGAGGTGGAGGAGGTCTGCGACCGCGTGCTGTTCCTGTCGCACGGCCGGGTGCTGCTGGAGGGCAACCCGCGGACGCTGCCCCGCGAGCACGGCCAGGCCTCGCTCGAGGAGCTCTTCATCACCGTGGCGCGCGAGCCGCTCGCGCTGGAGCGGAGCTGA
- a CDS encoding ABC transporter permease, with translation MHLSRAAAVSLRHYYLLRGSLARFLPLFAWVAIDMVLWGFMSRYLNTVTAREYNFVPVLLGAVLLWDFFIRVMQGVTMVFFEDVWSRNFLNMFASPLTISEYLGGLVLSSIATSTLGLGVMLVLASTVFGLSFAAYGVLFIPFLLVLFLFGIALGIFGCALVLRLGPASEWFVWPIPALLSPFAGVFYPLSTLPAWMQAVSHLLPPSYVFEGMRTLAAGGTFQMSTLLWGAGLALVEILLACAFFTRVHRQAVRTGLIARYSAESVS, from the coding sequence ATGCACCTGTCCCGAGCCGCCGCCGTCTCGCTCCGTCACTACTACCTGCTGCGAGGGAGCCTGGCGCGCTTCCTGCCGCTCTTCGCGTGGGTGGCCATCGACATGGTGCTGTGGGGCTTCATGAGCCGCTACCTCAACACCGTCACCGCGCGGGAGTACAACTTCGTCCCGGTGCTGCTGGGCGCTGTCCTGCTGTGGGACTTCTTCATCCGCGTCATGCAGGGCGTGACGATGGTGTTCTTCGAGGACGTCTGGTCGCGCAACTTCCTCAACATGTTCGCGTCCCCGCTCACCATCTCCGAGTACCTGGGGGGACTGGTGCTCTCCAGCATCGCCACCAGCACGTTGGGCCTGGGGGTGATGCTGGTGCTGGCCAGCACCGTCTTCGGCCTGTCCTTCGCCGCGTACGGCGTGCTCTTCATCCCCTTCCTGCTGGTGCTGTTCCTGTTCGGCATCGCGCTGGGCATCTTCGGCTGCGCGCTGGTGCTGCGGCTGGGGCCGGCGTCGGAGTGGTTCGTCTGGCCCATCCCCGCGCTGCTGTCGCCCTTCGCCGGCGTCTTCTATCCGCTGTCCACGCTGCCCGCATGGATGCAGGCCGTGTCCCACCTGCTGCCGCCTTCGTACGTCTTCGAGGGCATGCGGACGCTCGCCGCGGGCGGCACGTTCCAGATGTCGACGCTGCTATGGGGCGCCGGTCTTGCCCTGGTGGAAATCCTGCTCGCGTGCGCCTTCTTCACGCGGGTACACCGGCAGGCCGTGCGCACCGGACTCATCGCGCGATACAGCGCCGAAAGCGTGAGCTGA
- a CDS encoding serine/threonine-protein kinase encodes MSRLDVTTSVPVFPRECPARARARRVPPASEAPLPARASTLVGQQVGHFRLLRELGRGGLGTVLLAEHALIQKRVAIQVLHAHVAQDSARVAGFLQAARTLTLIQHANIVSLYDLGMRDGRPYLVREYLEGQSLAAFARGRLASALVVDLLTQVCDALSAAHAHGIAHGSLNASNIFLVPDAQGRQHVKLLDFGIAGLLPPAEGTPECSVPADLHAVGLLGALLVAGRLGARGLPAEAPLPGHAREPPPLPPDLPSALSRVLLKAMARRPVDRYTSATALRDALQASVALDGGAPPEALGLEPLPSWFMSLGSPGAAPASR; translated from the coding sequence ATGTCCCGGTTGGACGTCACCACTTCCGTTCCCGTGTTCCCCCGCGAGTGTCCGGCCCGGGCGCGCGCGCGTCGTGTGCCTCCCGCGAGCGAGGCCCCGCTGCCGGCGCGGGCGTCCACCCTGGTGGGACAGCAGGTGGGGCACTTCCGGCTGCTGCGGGAGCTGGGCCGTGGGGGGCTGGGCACGGTGCTGCTCGCGGAGCATGCGCTCATCCAGAAGCGGGTGGCCATCCAGGTGCTCCACGCGCACGTGGCGCAAGACTCCGCGCGGGTGGCTGGCTTCCTTCAGGCGGCGCGCACGCTGACGCTCATCCAGCACGCGAACATCGTCTCGCTGTACGACCTGGGCATGCGCGACGGGCGTCCCTACCTCGTCAGGGAGTACCTGGAGGGGCAGAGCCTGGCCGCCTTCGCGCGGGGACGGCTGGCGTCGGCGCTGGTGGTGGACCTGCTCACCCAGGTGTGTGACGCGCTGAGCGCCGCGCATGCGCACGGCATCGCCCACGGCAGCCTCAACGCCTCCAACATCTTCCTCGTCCCCGACGCGCAGGGCCGCCAGCACGTGAAGCTGCTGGACTTCGGCATCGCCGGGCTCCTGCCGCCCGCCGAGGGCACCCCCGAATGCTCCGTGCCCGCGGACCTCCACGCCGTGGGGCTGCTGGGCGCCCTGCTCGTCGCTGGCCGGCTGGGCGCGCGTGGGCTCCCGGCGGAGGCGCCGCTGCCGGGCCACGCGCGGGAGCCGCCGCCGCTGCCGCCGGACCTCCCCTCGGCGCTGTCGCGGGTGCTGCTCAAGGCCATGGCACGCCGCCCGGTGGACCGTTACACCAGCGCCACCGCGCTGCGGGACGCCTTGCAGGCCTCGGTCGCGCTCGACGGAGGCGCGCCGCCGGAGGCCCTGGGATTGGAGCCGCTCCCGAGCTGGTTCATGTCCCTGGGCTCGCCAGGGGCCGCGCCCGCCTCCAGGTAG
- a CDS encoding ABC1 kinase family protein has protein sequence MASDSDDKLPPQGRFNRLRKLAGLSMQVGTDVLKSGAKRLSGSSSDMLSKEAAEKLVSTLGELKGAAMKLGQALSMDPDLLTPEVRQVLARLQNQAPSMSYAQVARVVEAELGAPPESRFREFSEAPMAAASLGQVHRAVLEDGRVVAVKVQYPGIDASLAHDMANLGIVAKTASTVLRVSDAGAYFQEFRDELMLELDYLREAELARSFARSVAKLPELCVPSVVSSHSAKRVLTLELLEGLTLKDWLPTNPSNDERFRVARQLILATYGPFFSTGEIHADPHPGNFMVMPDGRLGLLDFGSIKRFSPRFVDVNQRMLRQTMRLEPLDILGMSREVGFTVELPDEEAEGLIAEVLRIAGRPMRLPDYDYATCEINRDMRNHFSRNAPRFLKIRPPPEAIMFFRSTGGLAQNLRLIGARGDFRAVFLEVTAVPA, from the coding sequence ATGGCTTCAGACTCCGACGACAAGCTTCCACCCCAGGGCCGCTTCAACCGCCTGCGCAAGCTGGCGGGCCTCTCCATGCAGGTGGGCACGGACGTGCTCAAGAGCGGCGCGAAGCGCCTGTCCGGGAGCTCCTCCGACATGCTCAGCAAGGAGGCCGCGGAGAAGCTGGTCTCCACGCTGGGCGAGCTCAAGGGGGCCGCCATGAAGCTGGGGCAGGCCCTCTCCATGGACCCGGACCTGCTCACCCCCGAGGTGCGGCAGGTGCTGGCGCGGCTGCAGAACCAGGCGCCCTCCATGTCCTACGCGCAGGTGGCCCGCGTGGTGGAGGCGGAGCTGGGCGCGCCGCCGGAGTCGCGCTTCCGCGAGTTCAGCGAGGCCCCCATGGCCGCCGCGTCGCTGGGGCAGGTGCACCGCGCGGTGCTGGAGGACGGACGCGTGGTGGCGGTGAAGGTGCAGTACCCCGGCATCGACGCGTCCCTGGCCCATGACATGGCGAACCTGGGCATCGTGGCGAAGACGGCGTCCACGGTGCTGCGCGTGTCCGACGCCGGCGCCTACTTCCAGGAGTTCCGCGACGAGCTGATGCTGGAGCTGGACTACCTCCGCGAGGCGGAGCTGGCGCGGAGCTTCGCGCGCAGCGTGGCGAAGCTGCCGGAGCTGTGCGTGCCCTCCGTCGTCTCCAGCCACAGCGCGAAGCGGGTGCTGACGCTGGAGCTGCTGGAGGGGCTCACCCTCAAGGACTGGCTGCCGACGAACCCCTCCAATGACGAGCGCTTCCGCGTGGCGCGCCAGCTCATCCTGGCCACCTATGGGCCCTTCTTCAGCACGGGGGAAATCCACGCGGACCCGCACCCGGGCAACTTCATGGTGATGCCGGACGGGCGGCTGGGCCTCCTGGACTTCGGCTCCATCAAGCGCTTCTCCCCGCGCTTCGTGGACGTCAACCAGCGCATGCTCCGGCAGACGATGCGCCTGGAGCCCCTGGACATCCTGGGCATGAGCCGGGAGGTGGGCTTCACGGTGGAGCTGCCGGACGAGGAGGCCGAGGGCCTCATCGCCGAGGTGCTGCGCATCGCCGGGCGGCCCATGCGCCTGCCGGACTACGACTACGCCACCTGTGAAATCAACCGCGACATGCGCAACCACTTCTCGCGCAACGCGCCGCGCTTCCTCAAAATCCGGCCGCCGCCGGAGGCCATCATGTTCTTCCGCTCCACGGGAGGACTGGCGCAGAACCTGCGGCTGATTGGCGCGCGCGGTGACTTCCGCGCCGTCTTCCTGGAGGTGACGGCCGTGCCGGCCTGA
- a CDS encoding response regulator, with amino-acid sequence MLETKIRVLYVDDDQDQLSLAERTLSAYGFDVRTHRSSLGVSNLVRTTQPDLVLLDVNIPALSGDKVLTLARGQAPRGTKFILYSASDEAQLRALAHASGADGYISKSVQGEALAQRLEALHLKPVASAEPVPAAR; translated from the coding sequence ATGCTGGAGACGAAAATCCGCGTCCTCTACGTCGACGATGACCAGGACCAGCTCTCGCTCGCGGAGCGCACCCTCTCCGCCTACGGCTTCGACGTGCGCACCCACCGCTCCTCCCTGGGCGTCTCCAACCTGGTGCGCACCACCCAGCCGGACCTGGTGCTGCTGGACGTGAACATCCCGGCGCTCAGCGGCGACAAGGTGCTGACGCTGGCGCGTGGCCAGGCGCCCCGCGGCACCAAGTTCATCCTCTACTCCGCCTCGGACGAGGCGCAGCTCCGCGCCCTGGCGCACGCGTCTGGCGCGGACGGCTACATCAGCAAGAGCGTGCAGGGCGAGGCGCTGGCCCAGCGGCTGGAGGCGCTGCACCTGAAGCCCGTGGCGTCCGCCGAGCCCGTCCCGGCCGCCCGGTAG
- a CDS encoding response regulator transcription factor, with the protein MESERIRVAILEDQQVFREALVAVLEVAGMDVVAGCAEPAPFLARVRETLPHVALVDLRLALPEWEAPTGGMDALQSLHDFFPQVKPLVLSGHREAALVEQCLQAGAAGYLWKQNVSCAEVVEAVERVVRGERLLPAGLAWTPPEPTLPGELGRLTPREREVLGYIAAGADNLRIAACLGITERTVKAHITNIYKKVGSESRTQLAVLGCQLGVQRPASL; encoded by the coding sequence ATGGAATCGGAACGCATCCGGGTGGCCATCCTGGAGGACCAGCAGGTCTTCCGGGAGGCCCTCGTGGCAGTGCTGGAAGTCGCGGGCATGGACGTGGTGGCGGGCTGCGCGGAGCCGGCGCCCTTCCTCGCGCGCGTGCGGGAGACGCTGCCCCATGTCGCGCTGGTGGACCTGCGGCTGGCGCTGCCGGAGTGGGAGGCGCCCACCGGCGGCATGGACGCGCTCCAGTCCCTGCATGACTTCTTCCCCCAGGTGAAGCCGCTGGTGCTGTCCGGCCACCGGGAGGCGGCGCTGGTGGAGCAGTGCCTCCAGGCGGGCGCGGCCGGCTACCTGTGGAAGCAGAACGTGAGCTGCGCGGAGGTGGTGGAGGCGGTGGAGCGGGTGGTCCGCGGCGAGCGGCTGCTGCCCGCGGGGCTGGCGTGGACGCCGCCGGAGCCGACGCTCCCGGGGGAGCTGGGCCGGTTGACGCCGCGCGAGCGCGAGGTGCTGGGCTACATCGCCGCGGGCGCGGACAACCTGAGGATTGCCGCGTGTCTGGGCATCACCGAGCGCACGGTGAAGGCGCACATCACCAACATCTACAAGAAGGTCGGCTCGGAGAGCCGCACGCAGCTCGCGGTCCTCGGGTGCCAGTTGGGTGTGCAGCGCCCGGCAAGTCTCTGA